TCAGCATCGTCGGTGCCGAAGCGGGGGCGTTTCTGCAAGCCATGCTCACCCAGGAAATCCTGACGCGCACACCGGATCAGGCTGTTTTCGCCGCCCTGTGCAATGCCAAGGGCAGAACCCTCGGCACCCTGCTGGTTCATCCGGTCCAAACGGATCCCGATCAGCAGGCGTATCGGCTGACCATTCCCGCCGATCTGGCACCTGAACTGATCAAGACCTTACGGCTCTACCTGCTGCGGCGCAAACTGCAACTGGATGTGGACACGAATTGGGGTTTTCTCGGGCTCATCAACCCCTCCGAGTCGATTCTGACCGATATGGGCTTCACATCGAACACCCATTCGTCCCTGGAACAGCACGTCCTGCCCAACGGCCTGATCGCAACCTGGGAGCAGCGCAGCGAAATCGCTCGATTGTCGATACAGGGCCCGACGACCGAGCTGGTCAGCGTGTGGAACCGTCTTGCCCCATCGGAGACCGTCGATCCACAAACCTGGAATCATGCGGAAATCCTGGACGGCATCGCACAGATCGCGCCCGAAACCTACCAGCATTTCGTCCCCCAATGGCTGAATCTCGATCTGAAGGATGGCATCAGCTTCAAGAAGGGCTGCTATCCCGGCCAGGAAGTCATCGCACGACTGCACTACTTGGGGAAACCCAACCGGCGCCTTCTGATCGGGCAATGCAGTCACCCCGACATGCTCCGGCCGGGCACCCCCATCTCTCTTCGAAACGATGCGGCGACGGAAGCGGGTGAAATCGTCAGCAGCGCACCACAACCCGCCTACGCTGGCACCGGGCAGATATTTCTTGCCGTCGTTCGTCTCAAACACATACATGATCAACTGGCGATCAACGGCACGCCCTGCAGCCTGCACACCCGCTCACTGACGTTCGAAACCTCATCAGAAGAAGAGGAAGCGCAGACCCACTGATCGACGCAGCACCCTCAACCCGACATGCCGGACGCAACGAATGAACGGCTCAGTTGAAAGCCGTACGCCAGCGGCGTAAGGTGACCGCCGTCACAAAGCATCCGGCGCAAAATACCGCCCATCCCGAACCGTAGAACGAATCGATGAACCAGACCCAAAACGACCTTTTGACCATCGGCAAACGCCAATTCCACTCCCGCCTGCTGACCGGCACCGGAAAATTCAAGGATCTCGACGAAACCCAGGCCGCCACACAGGCTGCCGGATCGCAAATCGTCACGGTCGCCATCCGCCGCAGCAACATTGGCCAGAATCCGGGCGAACCGAACCTCCTCGACGTACTGCCGCCCGAGCAGTACACCATTCTGCCGAATACCGCCGGCTGCTATACCGCCGAGGATGCCGTACGCACCTGCCGCCTCGCCCGCGAACTGCTGGATGGACACAATCTGGTGAAGCTCGAGGTACTCGGTGATCAGAAGACCCTTTACCCCGACGTGGTGGCGACCCTGAAGGCCGCCGAGCAACTGGTCGCCGATGGCTTCGACGTCATGGTCTACACCTCCGACGACCCCATTCTCTGCCAGCGCCTCGAGGAAATCGGCTGTGTCGCGGTGATGCCGCTGGCCGCCCCGATCGGCTCGGGCCTGGGCATCCAAAACAAGTACAACCTGCTGACGATCATCGAGAACGCAAACGTCCCGATCATCGTCGACGCCGGTGTCGGCACCGCCTCCGATGCCGCGATCGCCATGGAACTAGGTTGCGACGGCGTCCTGATGAACACGGCGATCGCTGCGGCCAAAAACCCGGTGCTGATGGCTTCGGCCATGAAAAAGGCCATTGAGGCCGGACGTGAAGCCTTCCTGGCCGGACGCATGCCTCGCAAGCGTTACGCCAGCGCCTCCTCGCCGGTCGACGGCCTGTTTTTCTGATCCCGACGCCTATTCGAACCGCCATAATCATCATGACGACCGAACCCTTGTTGACCGACACATCGACCCCGGAATCCTTCAGCCGCCGGATTCGTTCCTTCATCCGCCGGGAAGGACGACTCACCGTGGCACAAACCCGTGCACTGGCCGAATTGATGCCGCGCTTCGGCCTGGCGGCGCAGGGGCCGATCATCGATCAATCCGCCCTCTTCGGCCGCACGGCCCCGCTGACACTGGAGATCGGCTTCGGAAACGGGGAAAGCCTGTTGGACATGGCCCAGGCGGCACCGGACCAGGACTTCATCGGCATCGAAGTCCATCGCCCAGGCGTGGGCCATCTCCTGCTCGGCATCGAACAGCGGGGTCTGACGAACATCCGCGTGATGAACGACGATGCCGTCCCGTTCATCCAGCAACGCATCGGTCCGGCCCAGCTCGATCGGCTCCTGCTGTACTTCCCCGATCCCTGGCACAAGGCCCGCCATCACAAGCGCCGAATCGTACAGCCGGATTTCGCGGACCTGATCGCCGAACGCCTCAAGCCGGGAGGAATCTGGCACCTGGCCACCGACTGGGCGAACTATGCCGAACACATGCGCGACGTACTCGATGCCCATGCGGCCTTCACGTCACTGCATCAGGGCACGGGCGTCGCCGCACGGCCGGACTGGCGCCCGGAAACGAAATTCGAACGACGCGGCATCCGTTTGGGACATGAAGTCTTCGATCTCGTCTACCGACGCAAGGAAACCGCCTGAGCCGATGACGGAAAAAGCGACAGAAAACAACACGCTTGAGCTACAGTTCGGCAACGAGGTGCTGGTGATCCGCCAGCGCTATGAAGTGGCCCTGATCCTCAACGATTTTCTGATCGCCATCTGGTTCGTTATTGGCAGCGCCTGCTTTCTCGTACCCAATATGGCCACGATCGGCGCCTGGATTTTCCTGTTCGCCTCGCTGCAATTCCTGATTCGGCCGGTGATCGGTTTAATTCGACATCTGCACCTCAAGCGACTGCAACCCATTCCTAACAGCAAAGCCTGACCTTCACTCATCCTGCCCATTAAAACCCCAGGAAAATAAGGGATCACACCAGGAATCCCGTACCCAGCCCAAACACGGCAGCGCATATCTATCGGCACTTGCCCCGCAGGCGCTTAACCCCTAATATCAGCAGGATTGTCCCCAGGTTCACGATTCCGGATTTCTTCTTGGTCAGAAACTTGGACCGGAACCGGATCGCTGCGAAAATAAGCGTTCAAGGCATGGGCATTACCCGCCTGGCCTCCTGATTCTCCCGACTTGACGAATGCAATTGTCGGTAGAGGATCTGACGGTTCGCTGATTGCGCCGAGATGGGGAATGAAAAAGCACGCCGAGTACGGTTCGAGGGCACCCAGTCGACCGAGCCCCGTACGCATGACGTTCAGGTAGCGACTCGGCTCAGTATTTCAACCCGGTTTTTATTTTGTTTAAGCTTCCTTAAGGAGTAGATATGTCCGTCAAACATCCTGTCGTTGCAGTCACCGGTTCATCTGGCGCCGGCACGACCACGGTCAAGCGTGCGTTCGAACACATTTTCCATCGTGAAAATCTGACCCCGGTCGTGATCGAGGGTGATAGCTTCCACAGTCTGAGCCGGATGGAATTCCGCGAAGCCGTCAAGAAGGCGGAAGCTTCAGGCAACTTCTCCTTCTCACATTTCGGCCCCGAAGCCAACCACTTCGACAAGCTGGGCGAACTGTTCAAGACCTACGGCGAAAGCGGTACCGGCAAAAAGCGTTATTACATCCACAGCGATCAGGAAGCGGTCGAGCACAATGCCCGACTGAACACCAACCTCAAGCCGGGTGAATTCACGCCCTGGGAAGACATTCCGGCTGGTACCGACCTGCTGTTCTACGAAGGCCTGCATGGCCTCGTCAAGACCGATGCCGTCGACATTGCCTCGCACGTGGACCTGGGCGTAGGCGTCGTGCCGATCGTCAACCTCGAGTGGATCCAGAAGATCTTCCGCGACAACGCGGAACGGGGCTACTCCGCCGAAGCGACCGTCGACACCATCCTGCGTCGCATGCCGGACTATATCAACTACATCACCCCGCAGTTCTCGAACACGGACATCAACTTCCAGCGCGTGCCCACGGTTGATACCTCCAACCCGTTCATCACGCGGGACATTCCGACCCCGGACGAAAGTTTCGTGATCATCCGCTTCCGCGAACCGGAAAAGGCCGGTGCGGACTTCCCGTTCCTGCTCAACATGATCCCGAACTCCTTCATGTCTCGATACAACACGATCGTCGTACCGGGCGGCAAGATGAGCTATGCCATGGATCTGATCCTGACGCCGATGATTCATCGCATGATCGAGAAGCGCAACGGCTAACGCCCGAGCGCGATCGGTATCACCGAAGGCCCCGACCGGCAGTAGCCGGGCGGGGCCTAGCTTATTGGCGCCGACCAAAACCCCAAGCTAAGCGGGTGAGCGGGCGGACGGCCGCCACTTCCTCAGAGTGACGGGTACCGCGTGTTCCTGCCGTCAGCGCAATAAAGCATCGAGATGATCGACCGCTTCCGCCCAATCGGCATCCTGAGCCAAGGCCTCGCGCAGAAAGGTCGACTGGGCTGGCGTCCAGAACGGTGCATCGGCAAGAGCGATCTCGGGAGACAGTGGCCCATGCGCCTGAATGAAGGCGTCGATATCCTGCTTCCGGTCCGAAAGGCCCAGTTGGGCAAACAACTCGGGTACGGCATGAAAACTCTGCTCCATGGAAACCTCCTCAAGCGACGATACGCGTAGCGCGCCGGTTAGAAACCTCAGACGCGTTCAAGCGGGTTAGTCGATTTCTCGCGAACCTGATCGATGAACAAGGATAGGATACGTACCGCCCCCTGTTCCACCGAGCCGCGCAATCGATTGGCCAAGGGCTTCGGTCGAATCAATCGCACCTCGAAGACATCCCGTTCCTGACACCGTCGTGCGATGAGTTCGTCGCTAGTCGCCAAGGCATCCACCAGCCCCAGGGGCGCAGCTTGGGTAGCGAACCAGTACTCGCCGGTTGCCAACTTCGTCAGATCCAGCTCGGGACGATATTTCTGAAGAAACGCCTTGAACAAGGCATGGGTTTCGTTGAGCTGACTTTGGAATTTCTCGCGGCCCTCCGGCGTGTTCTCGCCCAGGACAGTCAGCGTACGCTTGTACTCGCCCGCCGTCAGCAGCTCGATATCGACATCATGACGCTTGAGCAGGCGGTGGATGTTGGGAATTTCCGCGACCACGCCGATCGAACCGACGATGGCAAAGGGTGCCGCGACAATTTGCGGTGCAACGGCAGCCATCATGTAGCCGCCACTGGCCGCCACCTTGTCGATTGCCACCGTCAATGACAGACCGGCCTCCCGAAGCCGGACCAACTGAGCTGCGGCCAAACCATAAGACGTCACGAGTCCGCCGCCACTTTCGAGGCAGACCAGAACCTCGTCTCCCTCCGGTCGGGCAGCGTCCACGATGGCCGAAACCTCCTCACGCAGAGCCTCGACCTGACTGGCCCGGAGATCGCCGTGAAAGCGCAAGACAAACGTTCTGGGACGCCCTCCTTCAGACTGTGCTTGTTCGACCTTCCGCGCCTTCTGGACCGATTTACGCCATTGTCGAAACTGCTTGGCCGACAATATGCCCTTTTCCAACTGTTCGCGTCGATCAGCGTACTGATCGTTCAGACGTTTCACCGAGAGCGACCCGGCCGAAGCGTTGTTCCGCTGCCGCAGTGAAACGATAGCCGCCACCAGCACCAAAGCGGCCAAAACCCAGGTCACGGTCTTCGCCAGAAACAAACCATAATCGGTCAAAAATTCCATGCCATCCTCATTTACGCTTCACCAACTTCAAACTCAGAGTATCACCGCCCCGAACGGTTCCCAAGGCATGCCCGGACCAGGTGATCGTGCGCACGAGCAGCCTTTATCATGCAGGAAGTATTTAATTCCCCTGCTACACGAAACTTCCTGAAAGGACGTGCAACGGGGCTATCCAACCCCTAGAATGAAAACGCATATTGATCCATTTCAAGTAATCGGGAATCGCACATGATCATCAAAAAGACTGCCGCATTCATCACGACCGTCCTGGTGAGCCTCGGCCTAGTCCTGGCTCTGGGCCTGCAAAGCGCAGAAGCCAAACGACTTGGCTCGGGCGGCAGTTTCGGCTATAGCAAGCCGAATTATGCCCGTCAGGCGACGACACCGGCCACAAAACCCGCAACGCCCCCTGCTGCCGCAACACCCGCAGCCGCTGGCGCGCGCAACTGGATGGGTCCGCTGGCTGGCCTGGCTGCAGGCGGGCTTCTCGCTGCTCTCTTCTTCGGTGGCGCATTCGATGGTCTGAAGCCGATGGACTTCCTGCTCATCGCCCTGTTGGCCATTGGCGCTTACCTGATCATTCGCGCCCTGCGCAAGCCAACCGCCCCATCCGGCATGACCCCTTATGCCAACACCGGCGCACCGTTGAACGGCGTGGACCACGAGCCCATGAACCGTGGGATGGCAGGCACCGGTCTCGGCGCCGTGCCGCCGGCACCGTTGGCCGATGCGCCCCAGTGGTTCAACGAAACCAGCTTCCTGCGGGGAGCCCAACACCACTTCACCAGCCTGCAGAAAGCCTGGGATGCCAACGACCTGAATACGCTCCGCGAGTATTTCACGCCGGAGATGTTTGCCGCATTGAGTGCGGAACGCAATCGACTGGGCGATCTCAACAACGTCACGGAGGTTCAGTCTCTGGACGCCCAACTCCTGGACATCACCCGGGAGGGCAACGTCGTCGTGGCCTCCGTGCTTTTTCAGGGCCGCCTGCGCGAAAACTACGGCCTGCCGGAGGAAATTGCCGAGATCTGGCATGTTCAGCATGCGGCAGATAACCCCGAGGGCGACTGGCTGATTGCCGGCATCCAGCAGCATCAGCAGCCCATGCACTGACCTGCCAAATATTGACAAGATCTCCCAGGCCCGGTCATGTCCGGGCCTTTTCATTGGCTGAACACCCCACGCATTCTGCGTGTTCGGGTCGACACGGACTCGGGACTAAGGACTCGGGTGGCCGAGTATCGCGCCGAGGTGATTCCATCGTATCGCTCGAACTACCCCACCGCGGTCCGAACATCCCGAGAAAAAATGAAGCCCGGTCAGAGCCGGGCTTCAACTTCGACATCAATCCGTGGGGAACCTCTCAGGATCCGCTGGGCCGCCGTACGACAAGCCGCTTCAGACGACGACCCAGGAACCACAACGGTGCCGAAAGCGCATAACCCAGGGCCAGCAACCAGAGCGTCAGGGCAAAGTCCTTGAGCGCCAGCACGAAGATCAGGATCAGGACGGGCACGCTCAGGAACGAGACCCGCAAGCGCGGGCTGACGCTCTTGAAGCTGTAGTAGGGCAAGCTCGATACCATCAGCAGGCCCGTGGTCACCGTAATCACCCAGACCCAGCCGATGTTTTCATAGAACGGAATCTGCTGCTCCTCGAAAAACCAGACCATGCCCATCAGCACGGCGGCCGCGGCTGGCGAAGCAAGCCCCACGAAATAACGCTTGTCGACCGTTTCGACCTGGACGTTGAACCGTGCCAGTCGAATTGCGGCCGAGGCCACGAACACGAACGCACCCAGCATGCCCCAGCGATCGCCAATGCCGTAGAGACTCCACAGGAACACCACGACGGCGGGCGCGAGGCCGAAGGCGATCACGTCCGACAAGGAGTCGTACTGAACGCCGAACGCCGACTGCGTGCCGGTCAATCGCGCGACACGACCATCCAGACCATCGAGCAGCATGGCCACGAACACGGCAATGCTGGCCTGCTCGAAATCGCCCTGAATCGCCCGCAGCATCGCAAAAAAACCGGCGAACAGGGCGCCGGTGGTGATCAGGTTGGGCAACAGGTAGATCGCCTTTCGCGGATGCACCCGCTGGACATGATCATCGACATGACCCTGTTGCCCCGCATCCGGGGATTCGGTCATTGGGACAGGCTGTTCGGCTTCTGGTTTCATGGGCACCCCCTGACAATTCGGGGGCCCATGGCCCCCGGTCTACGCTCTGATTTTAGCGAGTCAATTCTTAATTGCGATCCTTGTCCACGATCTTGTTCGCGGAGATCCACGGCATCATGTTACGCAGACGCTCGCCGACCTGCTCGATCGGGTGGGCGGCATTCTGACGACGACGCGCGGTCATTGACGGATAGTTGGTCGCACCTTCCAGAATGAAGTTCTTGGCATACTCGCCGCTCTGGATGTTCTTCAGCGCTTCGCGCATCGCCCAGCGGGACTCTTCGTTGATCACCTGCGGGCCGGTGACGTACTCACCGTACTCGGCATTGTTGGAGATCGAGTAGTTCATGTTGGCGATGCCGCCTTCGTACATCAAGTCGACGATCAGCTTCAGCTCGTGCAGACATTCGAAGTAGGCCATTTCCGGCGGGTAACCCGCTTCGACCAAGGTCTCGAAACCGGCCTTGACCAGTTCGACGGTACCGCCACACAGAACGGCCTGCTCACCGAACAGATCGGTTTCGGTCTCGTCCTTGAAGGTGGTCTCGATGATGCCGGTGCGACCACCGCCCACGGCAGAAGCATAGGACAGCGCGAGTTCTTTCGCAGAACCGGAAGCGTCCTGGTGTACTGCGATGAGATCCGGGATACCGCCGCCACGGACGAACTCGGAACGGACGGTGTGGCCCGGCGCCTTCGGCGCGATCATGATCACGTCGAGGTCGGCACGTGGCACGATCTGGTTGTAGAGGATCGAAAAACCGTGTGCGAACGCCAGGGTCGCGCCCTGCTTCAGGTTCGGCTCGATGTCGTTACGATAGATGGCAGCCTGATGCTCGTCGGGCGCGAGAATCATGATGACGTCGGCAGCGGCAACGGCTTCGGCGATCGGCAGCACGGTGAGGCCTTCGGCCTGAGCCTTGCGGGCGGAGGCGGAACCGGCACGCAGCGCGACCGTCACGTTGACGCCGGAGTCCTTCAGGTTCAGGGCATGGGCATGGCCCTGGGAACCGTAGCCGATGATCGTGACTTTCTTGCCCTGGATCAGCGACAGGTCACAATCTTT
The Halothiobacillus diazotrophicus DNA segment above includes these coding regions:
- a CDS encoding thiazole synthase; amino-acid sequence: MNQTQNDLLTIGKRQFHSRLLTGTGKFKDLDETQAATQAAGSQIVTVAIRRSNIGQNPGEPNLLDVLPPEQYTILPNTAGCYTAEDAVRTCRLARELLDGHNLVKLEVLGDQKTLYPDVVATLKAAEQLVADGFDVMVYTSDDPILCQRLEEIGCVAVMPLAAPIGSGLGIQNKYNLLTIIENANVPIIVDAGVGTASDAAIAMELGCDGVLMNTAIAAAKNPVLMASAMKKAIEAGREAFLAGRMPRKRYASASSPVDGLFF
- the pssA gene encoding CDP-diacylglycerol--serine O-phosphatidyltransferase, which encodes MKPEAEQPVPMTESPDAGQQGHVDDHVQRVHPRKAIYLLPNLITTGALFAGFFAMLRAIQGDFEQASIAVFVAMLLDGLDGRVARLTGTQSAFGVQYDSLSDVIAFGLAPAVVVFLWSLYGIGDRWGMLGAFVFVASAAIRLARFNVQVETVDKRYFVGLASPAAAAVLMGMVWFFEEQQIPFYENIGWVWVITVTTGLLMVSSLPYYSFKSVSPRLRVSFLSVPVLILIFVLALKDFALTLWLLALGYALSAPLWFLGRRLKRLVVRRPSGS
- the sohB gene encoding protease SohB, with translation MEFLTDYGLFLAKTVTWVLAALVLVAAIVSLRQRNNASAGSLSVKRLNDQYADRREQLEKGILSAKQFRQWRKSVQKARKVEQAQSEGGRPRTFVLRFHGDLRASQVEALREEVSAIVDAARPEGDEVLVCLESGGGLVTSYGLAAAQLVRLREAGLSLTVAIDKVAASGGYMMAAVAPQIVAAPFAIVGSIGVVAEIPNIHRLLKRHDVDIELLTAGEYKRTLTVLGENTPEGREKFQSQLNETHALFKAFLQKYRPELDLTKLATGEYWFATQAAPLGLVDALATSDELIARRCQERDVFEVRLIRPKPLANRLRGSVEQGAVRILSLFIDQVREKSTNPLERV
- a CDS encoding phosphoribulokinase, producing the protein MSVKHPVVAVTGSSGAGTTTVKRAFEHIFHRENLTPVVIEGDSFHSLSRMEFREAVKKAEASGNFSFSHFGPEANHFDKLGELFKTYGESGTGKKRYYIHSDQEAVEHNARLNTNLKPGEFTPWEDIPAGTDLLFYEGLHGLVKTDAVDIASHVDLGVGVVPIVNLEWIQKIFRDNAERGYSAEATVDTILRRMPDYINYITPQFSNTDINFQRVPTVDTSNPFITRDIPTPDESFVIIRFREPEKAGADFPFLLNMIPNSFMSRYNTIVVPGGKMSYAMDLILTPMIHRMIEKRNG
- a CDS encoding Tim44 domain-containing protein, giving the protein MIIKKTAAFITTVLVSLGLVLALGLQSAEAKRLGSGGSFGYSKPNYARQATTPATKPATPPAAATPAAAGARNWMGPLAGLAAGGLLAALFFGGAFDGLKPMDFLLIALLAIGAYLIIRALRKPTAPSGMTPYANTGAPLNGVDHEPMNRGMAGTGLGAVPPAPLADAPQWFNETSFLRGAQHHFTSLQKAWDANDLNTLREYFTPEMFAALSAERNRLGDLNNVTEVQSLDAQLLDITREGNVVVASVLFQGRLRENYGLPEEIAEIWHVQHAADNPEGDWLIAGIQQHQQPMH
- a CDS encoding DUF2789 domain-containing protein → MEQSFHAVPELFAQLGLSDRKQDIDAFIQAHGPLSPEIALADAPFWTPAQSTFLREALAQDADWAEAVDHLDALLR
- the ilvC gene encoding ketol-acid reductoisomerase, whose amino-acid sequence is MQVYYDKDCDLSLIQGKKVTIIGYGSQGHAHALNLKDSGVNVTVALRAGSASARKAQAEGLTVLPIAEAVAAADVIMILAPDEHQAAIYRNDIEPNLKQGATLAFAHGFSILYNQIVPRADLDVIMIAPKAPGHTVRSEFVRGGGIPDLIAVHQDASGSAKELALSYASAVGGGRTGIIETTFKDETETDLFGEQAVLCGGTVELVKAGFETLVEAGYPPEMAYFECLHELKLIVDLMYEGGIANMNYSISNNAEYGEYVTGPQVINEESRWAMREALKNIQSGEYAKNFILEGATNYPSMTARRRQNAAHPIEQVGERLRNMMPWISANKIVDKDRN
- the ygfZ gene encoding CAF17-like 4Fe-4S cluster assembly/insertion protein YgfZ translates to MNTEWTTFLQQQSVNTAPSCAQAPVRMVLPNRASISIVGAEAGAFLQAMLTQEILTRTPDQAVFAALCNAKGRTLGTLLVHPVQTDPDQQAYRLTIPADLAPELIKTLRLYLLRRKLQLDVDTNWGFLGLINPSESILTDMGFTSNTHSSLEQHVLPNGLIATWEQRSEIARLSIQGPTTELVSVWNRLAPSETVDPQTWNHAEILDGIAQIAPETYQHFVPQWLNLDLKDGISFKKGCYPGQEVIARLHYLGKPNRRLLIGQCSHPDMLRPGTPISLRNDAATEAGEIVSSAPQPAYAGTGQIFLAVVRLKHIHDQLAINGTPCSLHTRSLTFETSSEEEEAQTH
- the trmB gene encoding tRNA (guanosine(46)-N7)-methyltransferase TrmB, which produces MTTEPLLTDTSTPESFSRRIRSFIRREGRLTVAQTRALAELMPRFGLAAQGPIIDQSALFGRTAPLTLEIGFGNGESLLDMAQAAPDQDFIGIEVHRPGVGHLLLGIEQRGLTNIRVMNDDAVPFIQQRIGPAQLDRLLLYFPDPWHKARHHKRRIVQPDFADLIAERLKPGGIWHLATDWANYAEHMRDVLDAHAAFTSLHQGTGVAARPDWRPETKFERRGIRLGHEVFDLVYRRKETA
- a CDS encoding YrhK family protein; the protein is MTEKATENNTLELQFGNEVLVIRQRYEVALILNDFLIAIWFVIGSACFLVPNMATIGAWIFLFASLQFLIRPVIGLIRHLHLKRLQPIPNSKA